Proteins co-encoded in one Enterobacter sp. R4-368 genomic window:
- a CDS encoding family 1 glycosylhydrolase yields the protein MSVFPKGFLWGGAIAANQAEGAWNEDGKGPSIADVVRGGIASGKHDAVIDPNLYYASHDAVDFYHRYKEDVALFAEMGFTCFRTSIAWSRIFPRGDETTPNEAGLAFYDSLFDELRKYGIEPVITLSHYETPLALYQEYGGWKNRQLIGFFSRYCETVFRRYKGKVKYWMTFNELNNMNRMPFATGAVDADAGAQAIWQANHHQFVANALANKLCHEIIPEAKIGCMLSLSTVYPATSNPQDIFSTMQLRRRSLFFSDVMMLGQYPAYAPRLFRELGVKLEIADGDLQLLAEYPSDYLGFSYYRSVLHQAGGQFRIDTGGTAGLDNPYLEKTEWGWPIDPQGFRIVCNELADRYRKPLFVVENGYGGVDEPDASGQINDDARIDYGRRHIQAMAEAIDDGCDIMGYTWWGPIDIVSAGTGEMKKRYGFIYVDKDNDGRGTLTRSKKKSFAWYQQVIASNGEVL from the coding sequence ATGTCTGTTTTTCCAAAAGGTTTCTTATGGGGCGGCGCGATTGCCGCCAACCAGGCGGAAGGGGCGTGGAATGAAGACGGCAAAGGGCCGTCCATCGCCGATGTGGTACGCGGCGGTATCGCCTCCGGCAAACACGATGCGGTGATTGACCCCAACCTTTACTATGCCAGCCACGACGCGGTGGACTTTTATCACCGCTACAAAGAGGACGTGGCGCTGTTCGCCGAGATGGGTTTTACGTGCTTTCGCACCTCGATTGCCTGGTCGCGCATTTTCCCGCGCGGCGATGAAACCACACCCAACGAAGCCGGTTTAGCATTTTATGATTCGCTGTTCGATGAGCTGCGAAAGTATGGCATTGAGCCAGTTATCACCCTCTCGCACTACGAAACGCCGCTGGCGCTGTATCAGGAGTATGGCGGCTGGAAAAACCGCCAGTTGATTGGCTTTTTTAGCCGCTACTGCGAAACGGTATTTCGCCGCTACAAAGGCAAGGTCAAATACTGGATGACCTTCAACGAGCTGAACAACATGAACCGCATGCCGTTCGCCACCGGCGCGGTGGATGCCGATGCCGGTGCGCAGGCGATCTGGCAGGCCAATCATCACCAGTTTGTCGCTAACGCGCTGGCCAACAAGTTGTGCCACGAGATCATCCCTGAGGCGAAAATCGGCTGCATGTTGTCGCTGAGCACCGTCTACCCGGCAACCAGCAACCCGCAAGACATCTTCTCGACCATGCAGTTACGTCGCCGTTCGCTGTTCTTCTCGGATGTGATGATGCTCGGGCAATACCCGGCGTATGCGCCGCGTCTGTTCCGCGAACTGGGCGTCAAGCTGGAGATAGCCGATGGCGACCTGCAACTGCTGGCAGAGTACCCTTCAGACTACCTCGGCTTTAGCTACTACCGCAGCGTGCTGCACCAGGCAGGCGGCCAGTTCCGCATTGATACCGGCGGCACGGCCGGGCTGGACAACCCGTATCTGGAGAAAACCGAATGGGGCTGGCCGATTGACCCGCAAGGTTTTCGCATCGTTTGTAACGAGCTGGCGGATCGCTACCGTAAGCCACTGTTCGTTGTTGAAAACGGTTATGGCGGCGTGGATGAACCGGACGCCAGCGGGCAAATTAACGATGACGCCCGCATCGATTATGGCCGTCGCCATATCCAGGCCATGGCGGAAGCGATTGACGATGGCTGCGACATTATGGGCTACACGTGGTGGGGGCCAATCGACATTGTCAGCGCCGGGACGGGTGAGATGAAAAAACGCTACGGCTTTATCTATGTCGACAAGGACAACGACGGTCGCGGTACGCTCACGCGCAGTAAGAAGAAGAGTTTTGCCTGGTATCAACAGGTTATCGCCAGCAATGGCGAAGTGCTGTAA